One genomic region from Corallococcus soli encodes:
- a CDS encoding ClpXP protease specificity-enhancing factor SspB, with amino-acid sequence MDKKVSDKKERLLAALDQGMVMIHLDARRPGVLVPASLRGEAHLRLNLSYRFEPPDLTVGEWGVRSTLSFSGSRFTVAVPWSALFAIASHVTKEFWMYPEEMPPELLQQPPVASASVVRPPQPVPVPMPVAAERPRAFLREVQSDHSDEPETRPEVAAVPAPAPAPEGGPPEEPQPPRRGHLRLVK; translated from the coding sequence ATGGACAAGAAGGTTTCCGACAAGAAGGAGCGGCTGCTGGCCGCGCTGGATCAGGGGATGGTGATGATCCACCTGGACGCGCGCCGCCCCGGCGTGCTCGTCCCCGCCAGCCTCCGAGGCGAAGCGCACCTGCGCCTCAACCTCTCCTACCGCTTCGAGCCGCCCGACCTCACGGTGGGCGAGTGGGGCGTGCGCTCCACGCTGAGCTTCTCTGGTTCGCGCTTCACGGTGGCGGTGCCCTGGTCGGCGCTGTTCGCCATCGCCAGCCACGTGACGAAGGAGTTCTGGATGTACCCGGAGGAGATGCCGCCAGAGCTGCTCCAGCAGCCCCCGGTGGCGTCCGCCTCCGTCGTGCGTCCGCCGCAGCCTGTTCCGGTGCCCATGCCCGTCGCCGCGGAGCGCCCCCGCGCCTTCCTGCGCGAAGTGCAGAGCGACCACTCCGACGAGCCGGAGACGCGCCCGGAGGTCGCGGCCGTGCCCGCGCCCGCACCTGCGCCCGAGGGTGGCCCGCCCGAGGAGCCACAGCCCCCGCGCCGCGGTCACCTGCGGCTGGTGAAGTAG
- the smpB gene encoding SsrA-binding protein SmpB produces MAGKSKGVGAEPGVKVIAENRRARFDYTVDDTIEAGLSLTGSEVKSLRDGIANLSDAYALQKGTELFLLNAHIGSYKAASVFDHLPTRGRKLLMHRTEIDRWTAKVRERGYSIIPLVLYFRKGRAKVELALCRGKTHEDRRHDIKERETKREMDREVRRR; encoded by the coding sequence ATGGCCGGAAAGTCGAAGGGTGTGGGTGCGGAGCCGGGGGTGAAGGTCATTGCCGAGAACCGGCGTGCGCGCTTCGACTACACGGTGGACGACACGATCGAAGCGGGGTTGTCGCTCACCGGGAGCGAGGTGAAGTCTTTGCGGGATGGAATCGCCAACCTGTCGGACGCCTATGCGCTGCAGAAGGGCACGGAGCTGTTCTTGCTCAATGCGCACATCGGCTCCTACAAGGCGGCGAGCGTGTTCGACCACCTCCCCACCCGGGGCCGGAAGCTGCTGATGCACCGGACGGAAATCGACCGCTGGACGGCGAAGGTCCGCGAGCGCGGTTACTCCATCATCCCGCTCGTGCTGTACTTCAGGAAGGGACGGGCCAAGGTGGAACTGGCCCTGTGCCGCGGCAAGACGCACGAAGATCGCCGTCACGACATCAAGGAACGGGAGACGAAGCGGGAGATGGACCGGGAAGTGCGCCGTCGTTGA